The proteins below come from a single Chitinophaga pinensis DSM 2588 genomic window:
- a CDS encoding helix-turn-helix domain-containing protein, producing MFETDDLSFRRSRDLPIQELLDGEYMRIVRLHKDINHLSVIPHRHDHYELMLVTAGTGTHAINFKKFGIQPGRLYFIHPGQVHLIAPFDRDGWLIMFGEELFKRFLKIHPHEDGRGLLDAFASGPYIDLHPQLSLVTDFIIEQLCIALTGTKPDVDIILHYVSLLLLQYNQQHQLQHPLPQASLAQRELLHKLKQRIERNFRQEHQAAFYANHLRTDIKKLNNICRASTGLTVFELLQERLVTESKILLQTSVQTVKEISYDLGFNDPAFFGRFFKKHTGLTPAAFRQSRSL from the coding sequence ATGTTCGAGACAGACGATTTATCATTCAGAAGATCCCGTGATCTGCCTATCCAGGAACTGCTGGATGGAGAATATATGCGTATTGTCCGCTTACATAAAGACATCAACCATCTTTCCGTCATTCCCCATCGGCACGATCACTATGAACTGATGCTGGTAACCGCCGGTACGGGCACACATGCGATCAATTTCAAAAAATTCGGTATACAGCCAGGACGTCTGTACTTTATTCATCCCGGACAGGTACACCTGATAGCTCCTTTTGACCGTGACGGCTGGCTGATTATGTTTGGTGAAGAGCTATTCAAGAGATTCCTGAAGATTCATCCGCATGAAGATGGAAGAGGACTCCTGGATGCCTTTGCGTCCGGGCCTTATATCGATCTGCATCCGCAGTTATCATTGGTTACAGATTTCATCATAGAACAGCTCTGTATTGCTTTAACTGGTACCAAACCGGATGTGGATATTATCCTGCATTATGTCTCTTTATTGTTGCTGCAATACAATCAGCAGCACCAGCTGCAACATCCGCTTCCGCAGGCAAGTCTTGCACAGCGGGAGTTACTCCACAAGCTGAAACAACGGATTGAACGTAACTTCCGGCAGGAACACCAGGCGGCATTTTATGCAAATCATCTGCGGACTGATATCAAAAAATTAAATAACATCTGTCGGGCATCCACAGGACTGACCGTATTTGAATTGTTACAGGAACGCCTGGTCACGGAAAGTAAGATCCTGTTGCAGACGTCTGTACAAACAGTCAAGGAGATCAGTTATGACCTGGGTTTCAACGATCCTGCTTTCTTTGGCCGTTTCTTTAAAAAACATACCGGACTGACCCCTGCAGCTTTCCGGCAAAGCCGGTCCTTATAG
- a CDS encoding multidrug resistance efflux transporter family protein, with product MSEQRKVLKAILWGITASLFLSSTFIINSLISGAGGHWAWTAALRSLFLIPILGLVVFLAGQLKSTLSAIRQAPVIFIKWGVIGFGCLYTLLAVASLWSPGWMVAATFQVNILAGILLAPLIYPDQRKVIPKKALIISIVILSGVFIMQLEKLTQLHSLGNTILSILTVIAGAIVWPLGNRRLMVDLEQKGLHLDALQRVLGMSIGCLPLLVILSVIGFAKSGLPTLVQCESSFLSALFSGFLGGVGFYQATQIVSKNTVALAAIEATQAFEILFTLIGEMVLKGAGFPGVYAQIGFCVVLAGISVHFRNTWKQAAYQPAPIEKTF from the coding sequence ATGTCTGAACAAAGAAAAGTTTTAAAGGCCATTTTATGGGGTATTACAGCCTCCCTCTTTTTGTCTTCGACCTTCATTATCAATAGTCTCATTTCCGGTGCAGGCGGTCACTGGGCATGGACAGCAGCATTACGTAGCTTGTTTCTCATTCCTATCCTGGGGCTTGTGGTATTCCTGGCAGGACAACTGAAATCAACACTATCTGCTATCAGACAAGCACCTGTCATCTTTATCAAATGGGGTGTTATCGGCTTTGGTTGTCTGTACACATTGCTGGCGGTAGCATCCTTATGGTCGCCAGGATGGATGGTCGCTGCTACCTTTCAGGTCAATATTCTGGCAGGGATTTTACTGGCTCCGCTTATCTATCCCGATCAACGGAAGGTGATACCCAAAAAAGCATTGATCATCTCTATCGTGATATTATCAGGGGTATTTATCATGCAACTGGAAAAACTCACGCAATTACATTCCCTGGGAAATACCATTTTAAGCATTTTAACGGTGATAGCCGGGGCGATCGTATGGCCATTGGGTAATCGCAGGTTAATGGTAGATCTTGAGCAAAAAGGGCTTCATTTAGACGCTTTACAGCGGGTGTTGGGGATGAGTATCGGCTGTTTGCCTTTACTGGTCATATTGAGCGTAATTGGCTTTGCTAAAAGCGGGTTACCGACACTGGTGCAGTGTGAATCGTCTTTTCTGTCTGCTTTGTTTTCAGGATTCCTCGGAGGTGTAGGCTTTTATCAGGCTACACAGATTGTGAGCAAAAATACAGTAGCGCTTGCGGCAATAGAGGCGACACAGGCGTTTGAAATCTTGTTTACACTGATTGGTGAGATGGTGTTAAAAGGGGCCGGTTTTCCGGGCGTATATGCACAAATCGGCTTTTGTGTGGTACTGGCGGGTATCAGTGTACATTTCCGGAATACCTGGAAACAGGCGGCATATCAGCCGGCGCCTATTGAAAAGACTTTCTGA
- a CDS encoding SDR family NAD(P)-dependent oxidoreductase, whose protein sequence is MSQKLKNKVAVITGGNSGIGLGTAKLFALEGAKVVITGRDTETISSAVAEIGNDATGFVSDVSDMSSFAPLFQQIGATQGKIDVLVVNAGTMLTAPIAEMTEEIFDKVTDINYKGAFFTIKHALPYMNEGASIVITTSTVSDKAFVEGSAYVASKAAKRALVRVLAAELAARKIRVNALAPGFIDTPFLAKSGYTQEYANSVRGFFEGAVAMKRAGTVEEMAKGFLFLASDDSSYMTGGELLMDGGYRDL, encoded by the coding sequence ATGTCACAGAAATTAAAGAATAAGGTAGCGGTAATTACCGGAGGAAACAGCGGCATCGGTCTGGGTACAGCAAAGTTATTTGCACTGGAGGGCGCTAAAGTAGTGATCACAGGCCGTGATACGGAAACGATCAGCAGTGCAGTAGCTGAAATAGGAAATGACGCAACAGGTTTTGTTAGCGACGTTAGTGATATGAGCAGTTTCGCCCCACTCTTCCAACAGATAGGTGCTACACAGGGGAAAATAGATGTATTGGTAGTAAATGCAGGTACGATGCTGACAGCGCCAATAGCTGAGATGACAGAAGAGATATTCGACAAAGTAACGGATATCAATTATAAAGGGGCATTCTTCACCATAAAACATGCCTTGCCATATATGAATGAGGGCGCTTCTATTGTTATTACCACGTCTACGGTATCTGATAAAGCCTTCGTAGAAGGTAGCGCATATGTCGCTTCCAAAGCTGCAAAAAGAGCGCTGGTGAGAGTATTGGCAGCGGAACTGGCTGCCCGGAAAATAAGGGTGAATGCATTAGCGCCGGGATTTATCGACACGCCTTTTTTAGCCAAGTCTGGTTATACCCAGGAGTATGCAAATTCGGTACGCGGCTTTTTTGAAGGTGCAGTAGCGATGAAACGGGCTGGTACTGTAGAAGAAATGGCCAAAGGATTTTTGTTCCTTGCGTCTGATGACTCGTCTTATATGACAGGAGGGGAGTTGCTGATGGATGGTGGTTACAGGGATCTGTAA
- a CDS encoding SDR family oxidoreductase, protein MKIVITGSLGNISKPLSIALIKKGHSVTIISSNPAKQQEIEQSGAKAAIGSLSDTMFVNTAFSGAEAVYCMIPFDFSIADQDAHMKQILGNYVQAIRQNGIKKAIFLTGWAAEIAGHGLNAVQKELEGVAISELRPSIFYTNFYQMMDMMRGKGTMGLVMGLRAYGIRALFGRRGLLIGNYGADDRIVLVAPEDIAAAAAEEFDTPVSGLKVRYVGSDDLTCNEAAAIFGSAIGKPWMKWIRISDKQMLQGYKMAGLPEGLASDLVKMQAAIHDGTILAQYDRHRPVLGKVKLTDFVKEFAKKYI, encoded by the coding sequence ATGAAAATAGTTATCACAGGTTCTCTGGGGAACATCAGCAAACCGCTTAGCATAGCGTTGATAAAAAAAGGTCATTCCGTGACCATTATTAGCAGTAATCCGGCAAAGCAGCAGGAAATTGAGCAATCAGGCGCAAAGGCGGCTATCGGTTCACTCTCCGATACCATGTTTGTCAATACAGCGTTTAGCGGAGCTGAAGCCGTCTATTGCATGATTCCGTTCGATTTTTCAATAGCAGATCAGGATGCACACATGAAGCAGATCCTAGGTAATTACGTACAGGCGATCCGGCAGAATGGTATCAAAAAAGCGATATTTCTGACAGGATGGGCAGCTGAAATCGCAGGACATGGTTTAAACGCTGTACAAAAAGAACTGGAAGGTGTCGCCATCTCTGAACTCCGCCCTTCCATTTTCTATACTAACTTCTATCAGATGATGGATATGATGCGCGGGAAAGGAACGATGGGCTTAGTCATGGGTCTACGCGCATACGGTATCAGGGCATTGTTTGGAAGAAGAGGTTTATTGATAGGGAACTATGGCGCTGACGACCGAATCGTACTCGTAGCACCGGAGGATATAGCGGCAGCAGCGGCTGAGGAGTTTGACACACCTGTCAGCGGTTTGAAAGTAAGGTATGTAGGCAGTGATGATCTGACCTGTAATGAGGCGGCTGCTATTTTCGGATCAGCAATAGGAAAGCCCTGGATGAAATGGATCAGGATTTCAGATAAACAGATGTTACAGGGATATAAGATGGCAGGACTACCGGAAGGATTGGCTTCAGACCTTGTAAAGATGCAGGCAGCTATTCACGACGGTACCATACTCGCGCAGTATGACCGCCACAGACCGGTATTAGGAAAGGTGAAACTGACCGATTTTGTCAAGGAATTTGCAAAGAAGTACATTTGA
- a CDS encoding class I SAM-dependent DNA methyltransferase, whose protein sequence is MEEKKNVFKIYNIIADWFAANRPQELMEKAYLDKLIQLTGKDAHILDLGCGTGKPMMHYLIGQGLQVTGIDGSHRILEIAKQNLPSAVFIQADMRTLRLNRKFHAIIAWHSFFHLPAEDQPAMFEVFKDHLHDKGILIFTSGTEHGEAWGMNGGENLFHASLNRDQYQTLLEAHHFQVIAYQENDPQCGNATVWIAQLSLP, encoded by the coding sequence ATGGAAGAGAAGAAAAATGTTTTCAAAATATACAACATCATTGCGGACTGGTTTGCGGCCAACCGTCCTCAGGAATTGATGGAGAAAGCATACCTGGATAAGTTGATTCAACTCACAGGTAAAGATGCTCATATACTCGATCTGGGCTGCGGGACGGGTAAACCGATGATGCATTATCTGATCGGCCAGGGACTGCAAGTGACAGGTATTGATGGCAGTCATCGTATACTGGAAATCGCCAAACAAAACCTGCCATCCGCTGTATTTATACAGGCTGACATGCGGACGCTCCGGCTGAACAGGAAATTCCACGCCATCATTGCCTGGCACAGCTTCTTTCATCTGCCTGCAGAAGACCAACCAGCTATGTTCGAGGTCTTTAAGGACCATTTACATGACAAAGGAATATTGATATTCACATCCGGCACAGAACATGGAGAAGCATGGGGTATGAACGGCGGTGAAAACTTATTCCATGCCTCACTCAACCGTGATCAATACCAGACCTTATTGGAAGCGCATCATTTCCAGGTAATCGCTTATCAGGAAAATGATCCGCAGTGTGGTAATGCTACCGTGTGGATAGCGCAACTCAGTCTTCCCTGA
- a CDS encoding helix-turn-helix domain-containing protein, which translates to MQPYRVKTIAEFLQLRGLPKTQHPLISVIDIGSLTEIPRGPKLIVTDFYMIALKKGFAGNIKVRYGQKEYDFDEGILSFTGPGQLLGFEMEGPVEGHPSGWMLLLHPDFLWNTPLAKKIRQYEFFDYAVNEALFLSEKEEITIRQIITNIDQEYHANIDQLSHDIIISHMESLFNYSERFYRRQFLTRRISHHQLLDKLEDILQRYLDEETGLPTVTHVAEALHVSPDYLSSMLKTLTGLNTQQHIHQKLIEKAKEQLSTTTLSVSEIAYQLGFEHPQSFSKLFKTKTNLSPVAFRKSFQ; encoded by the coding sequence ATGCAACCCTACAGAGTAAAAACAATTGCTGAGTTTTTGCAGCTAAGAGGGCTGCCTAAAACTCAGCATCCGCTGATCAGTGTGATTGATATCGGAAGTCTGACGGAAATTCCCAGGGGACCTAAACTGATAGTTACCGACTTTTATATGATCGCCCTGAAAAAAGGATTTGCCGGTAATATCAAGGTCCGGTACGGACAAAAGGAGTATGACTTTGACGAGGGGATTTTGTCTTTTACAGGTCCGGGGCAATTGCTTGGCTTTGAGATGGAGGGGCCCGTCGAAGGGCATCCGTCCGGATGGATGCTCCTGCTGCATCCTGATTTTCTATGGAATACACCCCTGGCAAAGAAGATCAGGCAATATGAGTTTTTTGACTACGCCGTTAATGAAGCCCTGTTTCTTTCTGAAAAAGAAGAGATCACCATCCGGCAAATCATTACCAATATTGACCAGGAATATCACGCGAATATTGACCAGCTCAGTCATGATATTATTATCTCCCACATGGAGTCCCTGTTCAACTATTCGGAACGGTTTTACAGAAGACAATTTCTGACAAGGCGCATCTCCCATCATCAGTTGCTGGACAAACTGGAGGACATATTGCAGCGATATCTAGATGAAGAAACCGGACTACCGACAGTGACCCATGTAGCAGAAGCCTTACATGTTTCTCCTGATTATCTGAGCAGTATGCTGAAGACCTTAACAGGACTCAATACACAACAGCATATTCACCAGAAACTGATTGAAAAAGCAAAAGAGCAGTTATCAACAACCACACTTTCAGTCAGTGAGATTGCTTATCAACTGGGCTTTGAACATCCACAGTCATTCAGCAAACTATTCAAGACAAAAACCAATCTTTCTCCTGTTGCATTCAGAAAGTCTTTTCAATAG
- a CDS encoding VOC family protein has protein sequence MQQRIAHIALVVKEYDEAIQFYTEKLGFTLIEDTPQVDGKRWVIVAPPGAGECSLLLAKAANEQQAASIGNQTGGRVFLFLFTDDFWRDYNTMIARQIHFIRPPKQEAYGMVAVFEDLYGNRWDLLEPNKNNKGLNI, from the coding sequence ATGCAACAGCGAATAGCACATATTGCCTTGGTAGTAAAAGAGTATGATGAAGCCATTCAATTTTACACAGAGAAACTGGGTTTTACCCTTATTGAAGACACTCCACAGGTCGATGGAAAAAGATGGGTAATAGTAGCGCCTCCCGGCGCCGGGGAATGTAGTTTGTTGCTGGCTAAAGCAGCCAATGAACAACAAGCCGCAAGTATCGGCAACCAAACCGGTGGACGGGTATTCCTGTTTTTATTTACCGATGATTTCTGGCGCGATTACAACACCATGATTGCACGACAAATTCATTTTATCAGGCCGCCAAAACAAGAAGCATATGGGATGGTAGCCGTTTTTGAAGACCTCTATGGGAACCGGTGGGACCTGCTGGAGCCCAATAAAAATAACAAAGGACTGAATATATAA
- a CDS encoding DinB family protein — protein MQRLDPAEILERFNHTITTWVNYLDDYTLEMLHRQPLPDSWSLGQVYIHIIDDTQYQVAQMKLALSDVDNSKEDMHPNARQMFLHNSFPDMQIEGPATNTPIRQPQSKEELRQALLQIQADVNKSAEDQPLLNATGKSLHPGLLYFSAAEWVQFMEMHMRHHFRQKERIDMRLFTC, from the coding sequence ATGCAAAGACTTGATCCTGCTGAGATTCTGGAGCGATTCAATCATACCATTACTACCTGGGTGAATTACCTGGACGACTATACTCTTGAGATGTTACACCGGCAACCCCTGCCAGACAGCTGGTCACTCGGTCAGGTGTACATCCATATTATTGATGATACACAATACCAGGTAGCACAAATGAAACTGGCCTTGTCGGATGTGGATAACAGTAAGGAAGATATGCACCCGAATGCCAGACAAATGTTCCTGCATAATAGTTTTCCGGATATGCAGATCGAAGGACCGGCTACCAATACCCCCATCAGACAACCACAAAGCAAGGAGGAACTGCGGCAGGCATTATTACAGATACAAGCAGATGTGAATAAATCAGCTGAAGATCAACCGCTTTTAAATGCAACAGGAAAATCCTTGCATCCGGGACTATTATATTTCAGCGCTGCTGAATGGGTACAATTTATGGAAATGCATATGCGGCATCATTTCCGGCAGAAAGAACGGATAGACATGCGCCTATTCACTTGTTAA